The Natronosalvus caseinilyticus genome includes a region encoding these proteins:
- a CDS encoding TATA-box-binding protein, whose product MTKAVETIEIQNVVASTGIGQEIELDALGQDLDNVQYDPDHFPGLIYRLQEPKATVLLFRTGKIVCTGATSAENADTALRLVFETLHDLGIEIPTAQEITIQNLVSNADLNQQLNLNAIAIGLGLEAVEYEPEQFPGLLYRLNEPDSVVLLFTSGKLLITGVTTREEIKDSIAVIIRRLERLDILG is encoded by the coding sequence ATGACAAAGGCGGTCGAAACCATCGAGATTCAAAACGTGGTTGCATCGACCGGAATCGGACAAGAGATAGAACTTGATGCTCTTGGGCAGGATTTGGATAACGTACAGTACGATCCGGATCATTTCCCGGGACTAATCTATCGACTCCAAGAACCAAAAGCAACTGTTCTACTGTTTCGAACCGGAAAAATAGTGTGTACAGGCGCAACTAGCGCGGAGAACGCAGACACAGCGCTTCGACTTGTTTTTGAAACGCTACACGATCTCGGGATCGAAATTCCCACTGCTCAGGAGATTACTATCCAGAATCTCGTAAGCAATGCGGACCTCAACCAACAGTTGAATTTGAACGCAATCGCGATCGGCCTTGGACTCGAAGCTGTCGAATACGAACCCGAACAATTTCCAGGATTACTCTATCGACTTAACGAACCCGACTCTGTTGTATTGCTGTTCACGAGTGGAAAGCTCCTAATTACGGGTGTGACAACGAGAGAAGAAATCAAAGACAGTATTGCTGTTATCATACGCCGATTGGAACGATTAGACATACTGGGTTGA
- a CDS encoding DUF7344 domain-containing protein, with translation MINRTIEFDTVLDLCQSRRRRIVLALFADQQRSLTVNDLIKAIVKHDHHESITEVSAEVLTQIGIELKHAHIPRMEEAGVIEYNSKRKLAEPTDQFDQLQPYLSAIINADPALEFPIEL, from the coding sequence ATGATCAACAGAACTATTGAGTTTGACACAGTTCTCGACCTGTGTCAGAGCCGACGTCGTCGCATCGTTCTCGCACTATTCGCGGATCAACAGCGGTCATTGACAGTGAACGACCTCATAAAGGCTATCGTCAAACACGATCATCACGAGTCTATCACTGAGGTTTCTGCTGAGGTACTGACACAGATTGGGATCGAGCTAAAGCACGCACATATCCCGAGGATGGAGGAGGCCGGAGTCATCGAATACAACTCGAAGAGAAAACTGGCGGAACCAACCGATCAGTTTGACCAGTTACAACCCTATCTATCGGCCATCATTAATGCCGATCCTGCTCTTGAATTCCCAATTGAGTTATGA
- a CDS encoding IS5 family transposase — translation MSSHLSRFTDRLVTLAKRAVSGVPDTAVKKGDGGYAGWVVIVLHGLREYLDLPYRRLLDILHEMHGIVEKMGLKISELPDFTTVCVRKRELKMAVWRTLLRLSADLHDTGEVQAIDATGLDRHSASRHYANQTDYTFRSVKTTALVDCETGAVLDVHCSMQQPHDTQVGCQVLTRNLDQLQTVTADKGYDWDALRHRLREADVRPVIKHREFTPLDVAHNVRQDDNAYHRRSAVEAIFFALKQRYGDTLRARTWFGQFREIVLKSAVRNIEIAICFKTRFSRVIRSYWSILGKNILH, via the coding sequence GTGTCCTCCCATCTCTCACGTTTCACTGATCGTCTTGTTACGTTGGCGAAACGCGCTGTTTCGGGCGTTCCTGATACGGCAGTCAAGAAGGGTGACGGCGGATACGCTGGCTGGGTGGTTATCGTCCTCCATGGCCTCCGTGAATACCTCGACCTTCCGTACCGACGACTACTCGATATTCTTCACGAGATGCACGGAATCGTCGAGAAGATGGGCCTCAAAATCAGCGAACTTCCGGACTTCACGACCGTGTGCGTTCGGAAGCGGGAACTTAAGATGGCTGTCTGGCGAACGCTCCTCCGACTCTCCGCTGATCTTCACGACACCGGTGAGGTACAGGCTATCGACGCAACCGGCCTCGACCGACACTCGGCCAGCCGCCACTACGCGAACCAGACGGACTACACCTTCAGATCGGTGAAGACGACTGCGTTAGTCGATTGTGAGACCGGTGCCGTGTTGGATGTCCACTGCTCGATGCAGCAACCGCACGACACGCAAGTCGGATGCCAAGTACTCACACGGAATCTCGACCAGCTTCAGACGGTCACTGCCGACAAAGGCTACGACTGGGACGCCCTTCGTCACCGCCTACGGGAGGCGGATGTTCGCCCTGTGATCAAGCATCGTGAATTTACGCCATTAGATGTAGCTCATAACGTTCGCCAAGATGATAATGCCTATCATCGGCGGTCTGCGGTCGAGGCGATCTTTTTCGCTCTCAAACAGCGTTATGGCGATACGCTCCGGGCACGAACGTGGTTCGGTCAGTTCCGCGAAATTGTGTTAAAATCCGCTGTCCGAAACATCGAGATTGCTATCTGCTTCAAGACACGCTTCTCGCGTGTGATCCGTTCATATTGGTCAATACTGGGGAAGAACATACTACACTAG
- a CDS encoding RPA12/RPB9/RPC11 RNA polymerase family protein, giving the protein MQFCDECGSMMHTEDDTWVCRSCENEEPRDSQAEAAMATQDGQRDDGAPAVVDATQGSTETMQEPCRADDCDSDRAYYEMMPKPGGSYEFRLFTCVECGHKWRES; this is encoded by the coding sequence ATGCAATTCTGTGACGAGTGTGGTTCGATGATGCACACGGAGGACGACACGTGGGTGTGTCGCTCCTGTGAGAACGAGGAGCCGCGGGACTCGCAAGCAGAAGCGGCGATGGCGACCCAGGATGGACAGCGGGACGACGGGGCACCCGCCGTGGTCGACGCGACCCAGGGCTCCACCGAGACGATGCAGGAGCCCTGTCGGGCGGACGACTGCGACAGCGACCGGGCCTACTACGAGATGATGCCGAAGCCGGGCGGCTCCTACGAGTTTCGGCTGTTCACCTGCGTCGAGTGCGGCCACAAGTGGCGCGAATCCTGA
- a CDS encoding mandelate racemase/muconate lactonizing enzyme family protein: MRVTDVETFVVDADWRNWFFVQVKTDEGITGVGEALSGEGLTAALEATADAHKHYLIGEDPLNRKQISRKLRRYPFAWRAGKLINAVASAFDIALWDIAGKYYGEPVWKLLGGKVHDEIPVYANGWHIGERTPENYARHAKKAVEEQGYPALKCDPFAHYEYSLTNDQIDEVAELLEAVREAVGWDVGIALDCHGRFSRRGAIEVANALEEYDIMFIEEPVELEDRDVMADVAHHVNMPVATGERIYNNETMEEIVRKQACDIVQPDLTNYGSLQELQHAAAIAKSRYMTFAPHNPNAGVSTAAGLHLCAGVENLEVLEHMSRDVKWGDEIVKHDFEVEDGAIEVPDEPGLGVEFDAEAARQYPGEPKDSHSLFDSDGALKRP, translated from the coding sequence ATGCGAGTTACTGATGTCGAGACGTTCGTCGTCGATGCAGATTGGCGTAACTGGTTCTTTGTCCAGGTCAAAACAGACGAGGGAATTACTGGCGTCGGTGAAGCGCTCAGTGGAGAAGGATTGACCGCAGCGCTTGAAGCGACTGCTGACGCACATAAGCACTACCTCATCGGCGAGGATCCACTAAACCGAAAGCAAATCAGCCGGAAATTGCGTCGCTATCCATTTGCGTGGCGCGCAGGAAAACTGATTAACGCCGTCGCGTCTGCGTTCGACATCGCACTCTGGGATATCGCCGGGAAGTACTACGGTGAACCTGTCTGGAAATTGCTCGGTGGCAAAGTTCATGACGAAATTCCAGTGTATGCAAATGGCTGGCATATCGGGGAACGGACACCAGAGAATTACGCCCGCCACGCGAAAAAAGCGGTCGAAGAGCAGGGTTATCCGGCGCTGAAATGCGACCCGTTCGCTCACTATGAGTATTCACTGACTAATGATCAGATCGACGAAGTCGCCGAACTACTTGAAGCTGTTCGGGAAGCGGTCGGTTGGGATGTCGGAATTGCTCTCGACTGCCACGGACGATTTTCACGCCGTGGGGCGATTGAGGTCGCAAATGCTCTCGAAGAATACGACATCATGTTCATTGAAGAGCCCGTCGAACTCGAAGATCGAGATGTGATGGCCGACGTGGCTCACCACGTCAATATGCCCGTCGCAACCGGCGAACGCATCTATAATAACGAGACGATGGAAGAGATTGTTCGCAAACAAGCCTGTGACATCGTACAGCCCGACCTAACGAACTACGGAAGCTTACAGGAACTCCAGCACGCGGCAGCTATTGCCAAATCGAGGTACATGACGTTCGCACCCCACAATCCCAACGCTGGTGTGAGTACGGCCGCTGGTTTGCACCTTTGTGCAGGGGTCGAAAATCTCGAAGTGCTCGAACATATGAGTCGAGACGTCAAATGGGGCGACGAAATCGTCAAACATGATTTCGAAGTCGAAGACGGGGCGATCGAAGTACCTGACGAACCTGGTCTTGGTGTTGAATTCGACGCAGAGGCTGCGCGCCAATACCCTGGGGAACCGAAAGATAGCCACAGTCTCTTTGACAGCGATGGTGCGCTCAAGCGGCCATAA
- the rnz gene encoding ribonuclease Z, which produces MEITFLGTSGAVPTTQRNPSAILLRRKGERFLFDVGEGTQRQMMRFSTGFGISTICLTHLHGDHVLGLPGLLQTLDFNERATPLDIYTPAGTSGDIEDFLDASGTTPDFRVQIHDAPPGNPVIEHEEYTIRTFETDHRTRSVGYALIEDERKGRFDRERAEELGVPVGPKFQQLHEGSSVELEDGTVVHPEQVVGEPRPGRRVVYTGDTQPTEAVISASTDADLLIHDAMFTHDRSDRAQQTGHATAQQAATVASRAGAKRLALTHISSRYASNVTPLENEAIETFGDDAFLPDDGDTITIPYPKTDIE; this is translated from the coding sequence ATGGAGATCACCTTTCTCGGAACGAGTGGAGCAGTTCCGACGACACAGCGGAACCCGAGCGCGATCCTGTTACGTCGGAAAGGGGAACGATTTCTCTTCGATGTCGGGGAAGGGACACAGCGACAGATGATGCGCTTCTCTACTGGCTTCGGAATCTCCACTATCTGTCTTACGCATCTTCATGGCGATCACGTCCTCGGTCTTCCCGGACTTCTACAGACGTTAGATTTCAATGAGCGAGCTACGCCCCTAGACATCTACACACCAGCAGGCACCTCAGGGGATATCGAAGATTTCCTCGATGCCTCGGGGACGACACCGGACTTCCGCGTCCAGATACATGATGCGCCCCCTGGCAATCCAGTCATCGAGCACGAGGAGTATACGATCCGAACTTTCGAAACAGACCATCGAACGCGTTCCGTCGGTTACGCTCTCATCGAAGACGAGCGGAAAGGCCGATTCGACCGTGAGCGAGCCGAGGAACTCGGCGTTCCTGTCGGCCCGAAATTTCAACAGCTCCATGAAGGATCTTCCGTCGAACTCGAGGATGGAACCGTCGTTCATCCCGAGCAAGTGGTTGGTGAGCCCCGTCCCGGACGTCGCGTCGTCTATACCGGCGATACTCAGCCGACGGAGGCTGTCATTTCAGCTTCAACAGATGCTGATTTACTCATCCATGATGCGATGTTCACACACGACCGGTCTGACCGAGCACAGCAAACGGGCCATGCGACGGCCCAGCAGGCCGCGACCGTGGCCTCTCGTGCCGGTGCTAAACGATTGGCCTTGACGCATATCTCCTCGCGATACGCAAGCAACGTGACGCCTCTCGAGAATGAAGCGATTGAAACGTTCGGTGATGATGCATTCCTCCCCGATGATGGAGATACGATTACGATTCCCTACCCTAAGACAGATATCGAATGA
- a CDS encoding macro domain-containing protein, with the protein MHRPPHQTLNSRSYGNTRRKPALQGGEDVNDAYDLDAEYVIHAAAMPHYGSGRATPQSIRDATRNTLEKADELSCESLVIPILGTGVAVFDFESGAQLVCEEVWLYEPTSLTDVGVIAYSKPEYQTVTELADRLHSS; encoded by the coding sequence ATGCACAGACCGCCACATCAGACTCTCAATTCCCGGAGTTACGGAAATACAAGGAGAAAGCCCGCCCTTCAGGGCGGGGAGGATGTCAACGATGCATACGACCTTGATGCCGAGTACGTGATCCATGCGGCGGCGATGCCTCACTACGGGAGCGGCCGGGCGACCCCTCAGAGCATTCGCGACGCAACACGAAATACACTCGAGAAAGCCGATGAACTCAGCTGTGAATCCCTCGTCATTCCGATTCTCGGAACAGGAGTGGCCGTCTTCGACTTCGAGTCGGGTGCGCAACTCGTCTGTGAAGAAGTCTGGTTATACGAACCCACATCACTCACCGATGTTGGTGTGATCGCGTACTCGAAACCAGAGTATCAGACTGTTACCGAACTCGCAGATCGACTCCACTCGTCGTAG
- a CDS encoding MarR family transcriptional regulator — MSNTELSDLPPSAKLVYKVIELEGELTQKQLIDETLLSPRTVRYALERLESIGVIEEETYFRDARQSLYRTTKPTCTACE; from the coding sequence ATGTCGAACACAGAACTCTCAGACCTACCCCCGAGCGCTAAACTCGTCTATAAGGTGATTGAATTGGAAGGTGAACTGACCCAGAAACAGCTCATCGATGAAACTCTTCTGTCTCCGCGTACAGTACGTTATGCATTAGAGCGACTAGAATCGATCGGCGTAATCGAAGAAGAGACGTATTTTCGAGATGCCCGTCAGAGTCTGTACCGAACCACGAAACCGACTTGCACTGCGTGCGAGTGA